Proteins encoded in a region of the Elaeis guineensis isolate ETL-2024a chromosome 7, EG11, whole genome shotgun sequence genome:
- the LOC105047866 gene encoding uncharacterized protein — MTIDDENSIYVGGLPYDITEDALRRAFDLYGAVVAVKIINDREVGGKCYGFVTFTNPRSAVDAIMDMNGRTIGGRVVRVNEVRTRGARPNFHRENFRRDPVKDSDWDRGRDRERDYIRDRDRYRDRNNDRSQDRDRERERDYERGHDFDRVRDYTSERSRDREDHDQEHMRDHDHDREREHNTDIENDREIDRAKDHDGSRDKEQLLRNRLGARFNGRQSRELSSDSSDDFHDQVKEQLEISIQRREDLQKELCLIEEKIEVKQQLISDLEKKSQKLEDALAAARKLSFQRQSMLTKVHRCFLQTQDYAQKLKSSEQELQALVDTAMGEVDGGARDGQF, encoded by the exons ATGACAATCGACGACGAGAACTCCATCTACGTCGGGGGCCTTCCCTACGACATCACCGAAGACGCCCTCCGCCGCGCCTTCGATCTCTACGGCGCCGTTGTCGCCGTCAAG ATAATCAATGATCGAGAAGTTGGAGGAAAATGTTATGGCTTTGTTACCTTCACTAATCCTAGGTCTGCTGTTGATGCTATAATGGACATGAATGGcagg ACCATTGGTGGAAGAGTTGTACGAGTAAATGAAGTCCGAACAAGAGGTGCAAGGCCGAATTTCCATCGTGAAAATTTCCGTCGGGATCCTGTGAAGGACAGTGACTGGGATAGGGGCCGTGATAGGGAAAGAGATTACATCCGTGATAGAGACCGCTACAGAGATAGAAATAACGACCGATCTCAGGATCGAGACAGGGAAAGAGAAAGAGATTATGAGCGTGGACATGACTTTGATCGAGTGAGAGACTATACTTCAGAACGAAGTCGAGATAGAGAGGATCATGATCAAGAGCATATGCGGGATCATGATCATGATCGGGAAAGGGAACACAACACAGACATTGAAAATGATAGGGAAATTGATAGAGCAAAAGATCATGATGGAAGTAGAGACAAGGAGCAACTACTGAGAAATAGGCTTGG TGCGCGTTTTAATGGCCGTCAAAGCAGAGAATTGTCATCAGATTCCAGTGATGATTTTCATGACCAG GTGAAAGAACAATTGGAGATATCCATTCAGCGACGTGAGGATCTCCAAAAGGAG CTTTGTTTGATTGAAGAGAAGATTGAAGTCAAGCAacaacttatttcagatctagagAAGAAATCCCAG AAATTAGAGGATGCATTGGCAGCTGCAAGGAAACTCTCCTTTCAACGACAGTCAATGCTAACCAAG GTGCACAGATGCTTTCTTCAGACACAAGACTATGCTCAAAAGCTGAAAAGCTCTGAACAGGAACTCCAG GCTCTTGTGGACACGGCAATGGGTGAAGTTGACGGTGGTGCAAGAGATGGCCAGTTCTGA